The Salvelinus namaycush isolate Seneca chromosome 1, SaNama_1.0, whole genome shotgun sequence genome has a window encoding:
- the LOC120055396 gene encoding fatty acid-binding protein, liver-type-like translates to MSFSGKYQMETHENFESFMEAIGLPDELIQEGKDIKSISEIEQTGDHFKMTVTTGTRILTNSFTIGQETELESPTGEKVTSVVMREGNKLTSLINGIEYVTELIDTNILVNTMTLAGISYKRTSKRI, encoded by the exons ATGTCTTTCTCAGGAAAATACCAGATGGAGACACATGAGAACTTTGAGTCTTTCATGGAGGCTATTG GTCTCCCTGATGAGCTTATCCAGGAGGGCAAAGACATCAAGAGCATCTCTGAGATTGAGCAGACTGGAGACCACTTCAAGATGACTGTCACCACGGGGACAAGGATCCTCACCAACTCCTTCACCATTGGCCAGGAGACGGAGCTCGAGTCGCCGACCGGGGAGAAAGTCACT TCTGTGGTGATGAGGGAAGGTAACAAGCTGACGTCCTTAATTAATGGGATCGAATACGTCACAGAACTTATAGACACAAACATCCTCGTCAAC ACCATGACTCTGGCTGGCATATCATACAAGAGGACCAGCAAACGAATATGA